One part of the Treponema peruense genome encodes these proteins:
- a CDS encoding VirB8/TrbF family protein, protein MGLLTFFSDGDASPTPFNQFNKKKKQAKKVNDDGSYNIDMVAAADTIQGLSQKNARMWQIIALVSLSSFIISLFICFYAVRLPKTIPVIVTVDTDGNATYVGKVDKSSWGKTSIPEIHKTSQIKKLVSNMFTWVIDYNAQNQYLQEAQNICQGAALNQLDTFIRANNPFDWLGVKTQTVSCEEPLKQTNTTYVIYFNVNTYQNGHLTQTRRFSLLATIGYFEVTEKTKDLNPLGVYITSFDLKEVIKN, encoded by the coding sequence ATGGGATTACTTACTTTTTTTTCTGATGGAGATGCCTCACCAACTCCGTTCAATCAATTTAATAAGAAAAAGAAACAAGCCAAAAAAGTAAACGATGACGGAAGCTACAATATTGATATGGTAGCTGCTGCTGATACGATACAAGGGCTTTCTCAGAAGAATGCCCGAATGTGGCAGATTATAGCTTTGGTTTCTTTATCTTCTTTTATCATCTCTTTGTTCATCTGCTTTTATGCCGTCCGGCTTCCGAAAACTATCCCTGTTATCGTTACCGTTGATACAGACGGAAACGCAACTTATGTCGGAAAAGTAGACAAGTCTTCCTGGGGAAAGACAAGCATTCCTGAAATCCACAAAACATCACAGATTAAAAAACTTGTATCAAATATGTTTACCTGGGTAATCGACTACAATGCACAAAACCAGTATTTGCAGGAAGCTCAGAATATCTGCCAGGGCGCTGCCTTAAATCAGCTTGATACATTTATCCGTGCAAACAATCCTTTTGACTGGCTTGGTGTTAAGACTCAGACAGTAAGCTGTGAAGAGCCACTTAAACAGACAAACACTACTTATGTAATTTACTTTAACGTAAACACATACCAGAACGGTCATCTTACTCAGACAAGAAGGTTCTCGCTTCTTGCTACTATCGGATATTTTGAAGTTACAGAAAAAACTAAGGATTTGAATCCTTTGGGAGTATACATCACTTCTTTTGACCTTAAAGAAGTAATAAAAAATTAA
- a CDS encoding TrbI/VirB10 family protein produces the protein MDDKFNNDEDFPSEFEPEKDSSASEYNPYSGFLDDDSAGSQAEVEEETSENTEIKKKEVPHEEKVTTEEDIELPDFMNEAANANETHKEEKYAGEKFSSEEQKDDFDPKDFSENKEEESASENKENSSETASSASTSKEENTEIETGGKTEDKAKDLKFESKISAGEADHAPKSKPKVLNKKFLLSSIIITLGLTLVVTFLMPSKKKNSKKNEKPVAERHTSTDYASLASRPPEESQEHYQDVSAAPEAKNKKNDEIPPLIPPKDEKLPYNANTVNYNTGKGGGAGGSTLEIPDTRNDSLQGKSISGIKGLTSTQQSYSTDYQQTIAKNTTSSGNSGGYSLPSKEEYMNNVLGAYSQAYGNATSQNNAYRVQNDQDGKNSFFNNGRQGSNVGQGEWLNLNTLWQGTIFEAVLTSELNTDLPGEITARIAKNIYSSQDGRYLLIPQNSVVYGTYNSSISYSQNRVQVAWHTLIRPDGYQIQLGNMNATDAKGASGLKGWVNDHPFAYLKAIGLMSVFSIVNTEFSKQLNGTQNEYVQNLLANSQNVTMELGDKLIDRAMNVQPTIKIKSGTKINIVVNQNLNLPPCEDIPVTQAYHKQR, from the coding sequence ATGGACGATAAATTTAATAACGATGAAGATTTTCCTTCTGAATTTGAGCCTGAAAAAGATTCTTCTGCTTCTGAATACAATCCGTACAGCGGATTTTTAGACGATGATTCTGCAGGTTCTCAAGCTGAAGTAGAAGAAGAAACTTCAGAAAACACTGAAATTAAAAAAAAAGAAGTTCCCCATGAAGAAAAAGTAACTACTGAAGAAGACATTGAGCTTCCAGACTTTATGAATGAAGCTGCAAATGCAAATGAGACTCATAAAGAAGAAAAATACGCTGGGGAAAAGTTTTCTTCTGAAGAACAGAAAGACGACTTTGACCCGAAAGATTTCTCTGAAAACAAGGAAGAGGAATCTGCTTCTGAAAATAAAGAAAATTCTTCTGAAACTGCTTCCAGTGCATCGACTTCAAAAGAAGAAAATACTGAAATTGAAACTGGCGGAAAAACTGAAGACAAGGCAAAAGACTTAAAATTTGAGTCAAAGATTTCTGCAGGTGAAGCAGACCATGCTCCAAAGTCTAAACCTAAAGTTCTCAACAAAAAGTTTTTACTTTCTTCTATAATTATAACTCTGGGTCTCACTCTTGTTGTTACTTTTCTGATGCCTTCTAAAAAAAAGAATTCTAAGAAAAACGAGAAGCCTGTTGCTGAGCGTCATACTTCTACAGATTACGCATCTTTAGCATCAAGACCTCCTGAAGAGTCCCAGGAACATTATCAGGATGTAAGTGCTGCTCCAGAAGCTAAAAATAAAAAGAACGATGAAATCCCTCCTTTAATTCCTCCAAAAGATGAAAAGCTTCCTTACAATGCTAATACTGTGAATTACAATACGGGAAAAGGAGGTGGCGCTGGAGGTTCTACACTTGAAATTCCTGACACAAGAAATGACAGCCTTCAGGGAAAAAGTATTTCTGGAATTAAAGGTCTTACTTCAACCCAGCAAAGTTATTCAACAGATTACCAGCAGACAATCGCAAAAAATACTACTTCTTCTGGAAACTCTGGTGGCTACAGCCTTCCTTCAAAAGAAGAGTATATGAACAACGTTCTCGGAGCTTACAGCCAGGCATACGGAAACGCAACAAGTCAGAACAATGCCTACAGAGTTCAGAACGACCAGGACGGAAAGAACAGCTTCTTCAATAACGGACGGCAGGGAAGCAATGTAGGACAGGGTGAATGGCTCAACCTCAATACACTTTGGCAGGGAACAATCTTTGAAGCAGTTCTCACTTCAGAGCTTAACACGGATTTGCCTGGCGAAATTACGGCCCGTATTGCAAAGAACATTTATTCATCCCAGGACGGACGCTATCTTCTTATTCCTCAGAACTCTGTGGTTTACGGAACCTATAATTCAAGCATCTCTTATTCACAGAACCGTGTGCAGGTTGCCTGGCATACTCTGATCCGTCCAGACGGTTATCAGATTCAGCTTGGAAATATGAATGCAACAGATGCAAAAGGCGCTTCAGGTCTTAAAGGCTGGGTAAACGACCATCCGTTTGCTTATCTTAAAGCTATCGGTTTAATGAGCGTTTTCTCTATCGTAAATACAGAGTTTTCTAAGCAGCTGAATGGAACGCAAAATGAGTATGTACAGAACCTTCTTGCAAACTCTCAGAACGTAACTATGGAACTTGGCGACAAGCTGATTGACCGTGCTATGAATGTGCAGCCGACAATCAAGATTAAGTCTGGAACGAAAATCAACATAGTTGTAAACCAGAACTTAAACCTTCCGCCATGTGAAGATATTCCGGTAACTCAAGCATACCATAAACAAAGATAA
- a CDS encoding type II toxin-antitoxin system HipA family toxin: MFETERKIIVEAAWIKDSPVIGTLFCNIARGNQIYSFEFSEQWLEKYSEIVLDPDLLPYRGRQYLSNSKPIFGIFADCSPDRWGRKLMQRREAIYAREQNRSIKTLYEIDFLLGVHDESRNGAIRFKDDITKKYYSDESYLSTPPFTSLRELQQLSLDFENNKDPYSRKWIEQLVSPGSSLGGARPKATVKDTDGSLWLAKFSAKNDEIHECAWEKVINDLAVLSGLNVTETKFMKFDDKKGCFLSRRFDREKEKRIHYSSAMTQLGKVDGETASYLDIAQFIKQNSMFPDRDLKELWSRIAFNIAVSNTDDHLRNHGFLLKNNRWELSPVFDITPNQYRNEMSLNITEDDNSKSLDLLMKTAKYYNLSLEESKKIAINIFKTVQNNWTSLARKYEIPASEIELMNVCFNDRKIIPQKTKTAEIKGKNIFPSLEQKHPGRAD, encoded by the coding sequence ATGTTTGAAACCGAAAGAAAGATAATCGTGGAAGCTGCATGGATAAAAGATTCTCCTGTAATCGGAACTCTGTTCTGCAATATTGCAAGGGGGAATCAGATTTATTCCTTTGAATTTTCAGAACAGTGGCTTGAAAAATATTCTGAAATTGTTCTTGACCCTGATTTATTGCCTTACAGAGGAAGGCAATATTTGTCAAACTCCAAACCTATATTCGGTATTTTTGCAGACTGTTCTCCTGACCGCTGGGGAAGAAAACTCATGCAGAGAAGGGAAGCAATCTATGCAAGAGAGCAAAACAGAAGCATAAAGACTTTATATGAAATAGACTTTCTACTTGGCGTTCATGATGAGTCAAGAAATGGGGCAATAAGATTTAAGGATGACATTACAAAAAAATATTATTCTGATGAATCTTATCTTTCAACACCACCTTTTACTTCCCTTAGAGAACTACAGCAGCTTTCCCTTGATTTTGAAAATAACAAAGACCCTTATTCAAGAAAATGGATAGAACAGCTTGTATCTCCAGGCTCTTCGCTTGGAGGGGCAAGACCAAAAGCTACAGTAAAAGATACTGATGGTTCTTTATGGCTTGCAAAATTCAGTGCAAAAAATGATGAAATTCATGAATGTGCATGGGAAAAAGTTATTAATGACTTAGCGGTTTTAAGTGGCCTGAATGTTACTGAAACTAAGTTTATGAAATTTGACGATAAGAAAGGATGTTTTCTTTCAAGACGTTTTGACAGGGAAAAAGAAAAACGTATTCATTATTCTTCCGCAATGACACAACTTGGAAAAGTTGATGGCGAAACTGCAAGTTATCTTGATATTGCTCAGTTCATAAAGCAGAACAGTATGTTCCCTGATCGAGATTTAAAAGAATTATGGTCCAGGATAGCATTTAACATTGCTGTTTCCAATACAGATGACCATTTAAGAAATCACGGATTTTTATTGAAAAATAACAGGTGGGAACTGTCTCCGGTTTTTGATATTACACCGAACCAATATAGAAATGAAATGTCTCTCAATATTACAGAAGATGATAATTCAAAATCATTGGATTTGTTAATGAAAACAGCAAAATACTATAATTTAAGTCTTGAAGAATCGAAAAAAATTGCAATAAATATTTTTAAGACAGTTCAGAATAACTGGACTTCATTAGCCAGAAAATATGAAATCCCTGCGAGTGAAATAGAACTTATGAATGTCTGCTTTAACGACAGAAAAATCATTCCTCAAAAAACAAAAACTGCTGAAATTAAGGGAAAAAACATTTTTCCTTCGTTAGAACAGAAACATCCTGGTAGAGCTGATTAA
- a CDS encoding type II toxin-antitoxin system RelB/DinJ family antitoxin — MSKNQVQVRIDEKLKTEATEILNNLGLDLSSAVRLFLNRVVIEQGLPFKMSLPLFSETSVSNEIDSISKNMFDPVSYLDDYILTHKIGVN, encoded by the coding sequence ATGAGTAAAAATCAGGTACAGGTTAGAATTGACGAAAAATTGAAGACAGAGGCAACTGAAATTCTCAACAACCTGGGGCTGGATTTATCTTCAGCAGTCAGGCTTTTTCTTAATCGTGTTGTTATTGAACAGGGCTTGCCTTTTAAAATGTCTTTGCCTTTGTTTTCGGAAACATCTGTTTCTAATGAAATTGACTCAATAAGCAAAAATATGTTTGATCCAGTTTCATATCTTGATGACTACATTTTGACTCATAAAATAGGAGTGAATTAA
- a CDS encoding HipA domain-containing protein has product MNYILCHKDINVLNLEILNDEVYAINEIYNDEHVPLFLKSQKTVNKVSAFREWWKGRCIPSSRQNLDKFLSEIAGLSLNSLIIKSMGLSLSDQYWIKPENSHLKWKDVNFYTNDFSPDVGNLFFGKNKNVKINFISPDNTSDGWLLKKWIIENGKRLLIKGGSGPYEQEPFNEVLASEICRKLKIPHIDYDIVKIGNDYFCSCGNLTDENTELVSAWNVINTQKQEKKQTDFEHLLSCCRTLKIGSEEKLKNDIAKMILLDFIMANTDRHYSNFCFLRNSNTLEWLGLSPIFDTGTSMFNKVSTEELKYPQFTDSKNIEAKPFFTRQYKQLERFSTIIALQNLDFDSLNDIPEYFTKLLSENKKISDERRRILASTLSSRIEQSRNIVYRKNEIVKEFLRLISSDEEHEKELDKISYALTQMTSKDNRHKRVLDNYLKILKPKDEIEMVQKVMGDVNLTYKKNRTKTGVSISD; this is encoded by the coding sequence ATGAATTACATTCTCTGTCACAAAGATATAAATGTCCTCAATCTTGAAATTCTGAATGATGAAGTTTATGCAATAAATGAAATTTATAATGATGAGCATGTTCCATTATTTCTTAAATCACAGAAAACTGTTAATAAAGTTTCGGCATTCAGGGAATGGTGGAAAGGCCGCTGCATACCCTCTTCCAGGCAAAACCTTGATAAGTTTCTTTCTGAGATAGCAGGGCTTTCATTAAATTCACTCATAATTAAATCTATGGGATTAAGCCTCTCAGACCAGTATTGGATAAAGCCTGAAAACAGCCATTTGAAATGGAAAGACGTAAATTTTTATACAAATGATTTTTCTCCAGATGTTGGAAATCTTTTTTTCGGTAAAAATAAGAATGTGAAAATCAATTTTATCTCACCTGACAACACATCTGACGGCTGGCTATTAAAAAAATGGATTATTGAAAACGGTAAAAGACTTTTGATAAAAGGAGGCAGCGGCCCTTATGAACAGGAACCGTTCAATGAAGTCCTTGCTTCAGAAATATGCCGGAAATTAAAAATACCTCACATTGATTACGACATCGTGAAAATCGGAAATGATTATTTCTGCTCATGCGGTAATCTGACTGATGAGAATACTGAGCTTGTAAGCGCATGGAATGTCATCAATACACAAAAACAGGAAAAAAAACAGACAGATTTTGAGCATTTATTAAGCTGCTGCAGGACATTAAAAATAGGCAGTGAAGAAAAATTAAAGAATGACATCGCTAAAATGATTCTTCTTGATTTTATCATGGCAAACACAGACAGGCACTACAGTAACTTCTGCTTTCTTCGCAATTCAAATACTCTTGAATGGCTGGGGCTTTCCCCGATATTTGACACGGGAACTTCTATGTTCAATAAAGTTTCAACAGAAGAATTAAAATATCCGCAGTTCACGGATTCTAAAAATATAGAAGCAAAGCCATTTTTTACAAGACAATATAAACAGCTGGAACGCTTTTCAACAATCATAGCATTACAGAATCTTGACTTTGATTCTCTTAATGATATTCCTGAATATTTCACTAAACTTCTTTCAGAAAATAAAAAGATTTCTGACGAGAGAAGAAGAATACTTGCTTCTACCCTTTCCTCAAGAATTGAGCAGTCAAGAAACATTGTATACAGAAAGAATGAAATAGTAAAAGAGTTTTTAAGACTGATTTCATCTGATGAAGAACATGAAAAAGAACTGGATAAAATATCTTATGCACTTACACAAATGACTTCAAAAGATAATAGGCATAAGAGAGTTTTAGACAATTATTTAAAAATCTTAAAACCAAAAGATGAAATTGAAATGGTTCAAAAAGTTATGGGTGATGTAAATCTAACTTATAAAAAGAATAGGACAAAAACAGGAGTTTCTATTTCTGATTAA
- a CDS encoding TrbG/VirB9 family P-type conjugative transfer protein, whose product MKKIIVGILFISVLFTACQSVDFEKTMSTDIGKEGSEFKNREAEEKNNYDKVQEYLIQERLKEIDIPKTVVYIEKPVYYPATVASDRPTKTGKEAAKESTAQSIQVPSQWTGGTMYYDFDSDFTYEIYCQPYRVTDLLLEPGEQVIEMPFLSEEKVWEIGAGVSRQNGVDTQHFFLKPAYSGLTTSFIIITDKRVYHMLLKSYKDVYMTQVKWKYPNTMPFTIKTDAMEKVNKMSKETTAVDPAFLSFDYKMSYSVFKKPYWLPTRVYDDGKHTYIVMNETVLHMTSPVVFNNKNERINYSVNKNLIVLNELIEKVTLRVGKEKVTIKKKNYKEPKPIKVEEVEDKIKLDEDPVLPPANPKKGFSSSLNSKVSKETTLHSSDIIVEYKENKDSESKENSAGGE is encoded by the coding sequence ATGAAAAAAATAATTGTCGGAATTTTATTCATATCAGTTCTTTTTACAGCCTGTCAAAGTGTTGATTTTGAAAAAACAATGAGTACTGATATTGGAAAAGAAGGTTCAGAATTCAAAAATCGTGAAGCTGAAGAAAAAAACAATTATGACAAGGTTCAGGAATATCTTATCCAGGAAAGATTGAAGGAAATTGATATTCCAAAAACTGTTGTATATATTGAAAAACCTGTTTACTATCCGGCTACTGTTGCGTCAGACAGACCGACAAAAACTGGAAAAGAGGCCGCAAAAGAAAGCACAGCTCAATCCATTCAAGTGCCTAGTCAGTGGACTGGCGGTACTATGTATTATGACTTTGACAGTGATTTTACTTATGAAATTTACTGCCAGCCATACCGTGTCACAGACCTTCTGCTAGAGCCAGGTGAACAGGTTATTGAAATGCCGTTTTTGTCTGAGGAAAAAGTATGGGAAATCGGAGCAGGTGTGAGCCGTCAGAACGGTGTTGATACCCAGCACTTTTTCTTAAAGCCAGCTTATTCAGGTCTTACAACTTCTTTCATCATCATTACAGATAAAAGAGTCTATCACATGCTTTTGAAATCTTATAAAGACGTTTATATGACTCAGGTAAAATGGAAATATCCAAACACTATGCCATTTACAATCAAGACAGACGCTATGGAAAAAGTAAACAAAATGTCTAAGGAAACTACTGCCGTAGATCCGGCTTTCCTTTCTTTTGATTACAAGATGAGCTACTCTGTTTTCAAGAAACCTTACTGGCTTCCAACCCGTGTTTATGATGACGGAAAGCACACTTACATTGTAATGAATGAAACTGTCCTTCACATGACATCCCCTGTCGTATTCAACAACAAGAATGAGAGAATCAACTATTCAGTAAACAAAAACCTTATCGTCTTGAATGAGCTTATTGAAAAAGTAACATTAAGGGTAGGTAAGGAAAAAGTTACCATTAAAAAGAAAAATTACAAGGAACCTAAGCCTATAAAAGTTGAAGAAGTAGAAGATAAAATTAAGCTTGATGAAGACCCGGTTCTTCCTCCGGCAAATCCTAAAAAAGGATTCAGCTCAAGTTTGAACTCAAAGGTCTCAAAAGAAACAACGCTTCACTCATCTGACATCATTGTAGAATACAAAGAAAACAAAGATTCAGAATCTAAAGAAAATAGTGCAGGAGGAGAATAA
- a CDS encoding helix-turn-helix domain-containing protein: protein MSKRVTVIMPQVQKILSQMGDQIKLARLRRKLSAEVVSERAGISRATLWQIENGSSSVSIGSYASVLTALALQNDLLLIAKDDVLGRTYQDLNLKVRKRTSKTFVKKTSEENKSFNIMEYLQEYKNDEE from the coding sequence ATGAGTAAGAGAGTAACGGTTATTATGCCACAGGTACAAAAAATTCTTTCTCAAATGGGCGATCAGATAAAACTTGCAAGGCTCAGACGAAAACTGTCTGCAGAAGTTGTATCAGAAAGAGCCGGAATAAGCCGTGCAACTTTATGGCAGATAGAAAACGGTTCTTCATCTGTTTCCATCGGAAGTTACGCATCTGTATTGACAGCCCTGGCCCTGCAGAATGACCTGCTACTCATTGCAAAAGATGATGTTCTTGGAAGAACATATCAGGATTTAAATCTGAAAGTAAGAAAAAGAACTTCAAAAACTTTTGTAAAAAAAACTTCTGAAGAAAACAAGTCCTTTAATATTATGGAGTATCTTCAGGAATATAAAAATGATGAAGAGTAA